One Hippoglossus stenolepis isolate QCI-W04-F060 chromosome 9, HSTE1.2, whole genome shotgun sequence genomic region harbors:
- the tcima gene encoding transcriptional and immune response regulator a: MSTYATSECRRVSPSVHGNKFDTAHRKKAVANIFESVNQDALMRLFQKTGDMKAEERVRSIFSYTQDPEQTSRALMALKQRKKDKFLQIAGMVRQLLNLR, encoded by the coding sequence ATGTCCACGTACGCGACCTCTGAATGCCGCCGGGTCAGCCCGTCTGTCCACGGCAACAAGTTCGACACGGCGCACCGCAAGAAGGCTGTGGCCAACATCTTCGAGAGCGTGAACCAGGACGCGCTGATGAGGCTCTTCCAGAAAACTGGCGACATGAAGgcggaggagagagtgaggagcaTCTTCTCCTACACCCAGGACCCGGAGCAGACGTCCCGGGCCCTGATGGCTCTGAAGCAGCGCAAGAAGGACAAGTTCCTCCAGATCGCGGGCATGGTCCGACAGCTGCTCAACCTGCGATGA